CACGACGCTTCGTTTCATCCTCCGCGAAATTGGATCGCTCAACTCATCTCGATCAGCCATCAACTGTAGCGCGTCCCGCTCGGTGAAGATGCCGGTCAGGCGTCCGCCGGTGGTGACCAACACCGCTCCTACCTTGCGGTCGCTCATTTTGCACAGGACGGCGGCGACAGTTTCCGCCTCATCTACCGTTAGTGGAGCATCGGGATGCAAGCGCGTCACCGGCTCTGTCGTCAGCTGTAGCTGGAACTT
This region of Blastopirellula retiformator genomic DNA includes:
- a CDS encoding CBS domain-containing protein codes for the protein MTKFQLQLTTEPVTRLHPDAPLTVDEAETVAAVLCKMSDRKVGAVLVTTGGRLTGIFTERDALQLMADRDELSDPISRRMKRSVVLVRRDDHVAAAIKKMAAGGHRRLPLVDANGHAVGMISAAGVLHFMVENFPEAIYNLPPTQRSSAEREGA